TGGAGATCTGGCAGGCCGGCGCCGACGGCCGCCACGCCCCCGGTGCGGCAGGCTTCGGCCGCTGCGGCACCAACGACGCCGGCTATTACTTCTTCGACACGGTGAAGCCCGGTGTTTGCGACCCCGGCCACGCCCCGCACATCGCGGTGACGGTGTTCGCCCGCGGTATGTTGAGCCACGCCTTCACCCGCCTGCACTTCTCCGACGAGACGGCGGCGAACGCGGCCGACCCGGTGCTGACGACCGTCCCTGCCGAACGCCGCGACACCCTGATCGCCCAGCGCGCCGAAGTGCCGGGCGGCGTGGTCTACCGCTTCGACATCCGCCTGCAGGGCGAGGGGGAGACGGTGTTTTTTGATTGTTGAGGGGGCGAGGTTAGACCCCCACCCTAACCCTCCCCCGCTGGGCGGGGGAGGGGATAAGTGCTTGATCGAAAAGGCGGCGGCAGTCCCTCCCCCGCCCAGCGGGGGAGGTCAGGTGGGGGCAATCGAAGCCGACACCCCCCACACTCACCCCTCCCGGATCGTCGCCACGAAGCGCTGCACTTCGGTCCGCAGCTGCGCCGACTGGTGAGACAGCGTGTCGGCCGCCGCCCGCGCCTGGGAGGCCATGCTGCCGGTCTCGCTGGCGGCGCGGGTGACGCCCTCGATGTTGGTCGACACCTCGCGGGTGCCGGCGGCGGCCTGTTGGACGTTGCGGCTGATCTCGCGGGTCGCCGCCCCCTGCTCCTCCGCCGCGGCGGCGACGGCGGTGACCGTCTCGCTGATGCCGACGATGGTGCGGCCGATGGCCTGGATGGCGCCGACGGCGCTGCCGCTGACCGACTGGATCTCGGCGATCTGGGCGGCGATCTCCTCCGTCGCCTTGGCGGTCTGGCTGGCGAGGTTCTTCACCTCCTGCGCCACGACGGCGAAGCCCTTGCCGGCCTCCCCCGCCCGCGCCGCCTCGATGGTGGCGTTCAGCGCCAGCAGGTTGGTCTGGCCGGCGATGGACTGGATCAGGTTCACCACGTCGCCGATCTTCTGCGCCGCTTCGGCCAGACCGGCCACCGTGCCGTTGGTCTTCTCGACCTCGCCCACCGCGTCGTTCGCCATGCGCGACGAGGCGGCGATGCGCTGGTTGATCTCCTCGATGGAGTGGGCCAGCTCCTCCGCCGCGGCGGCCACCGTCTGCACGTTGCTGCTGGCGACGTCGGCGGCGCTGGCGACGGCGGAGGCCTGCGCGTTGGTCTGCTCCGCGATGGCCGACAGTCCTTCCGAATCGGTGCGGATCAGCTCCGCCTGCTCGGTCACGCTGGCGACCACGCCGCCGACCGTGCCCTCGAACCGGTCGGCCATGCGGGCCAGATCCTGCCTGCGCCGTTCGGCGGCCTGCGCCTCGTCCCGGCGGCGCTGCTCCTCCATCTCGGCGACGCGGCCGGCATTCTCCTTGAACAGCTGCAGCGCCTTGTTGATCGACCCGATCTCGTCGGCGCGGTCGCGGTCGCGCACCTCCACGTCCTGCCGGCCGGCCGTCAGCGCCTCCACCGTCGCGATGATCCGGCGCAGCGGCGTGCCGACGATGGTCCGGGTCGACAGCCACAGCGCCAGCAGCAGGCCGGCGGTCAGCAGCACGGCGCTGATGGCGATGAAGCTGCGCAGTTCCTCCTTCGGCGCCTCGATCTGGTTCATCGGCAGATTGATCAGCACCGACCAGGGCGTGCCGGAATCGCCGATCTCGACCGGCCGGAACAGCTGCTTGACCTCGGTCTTCAGGCTGGCCGACACCGAGAAATGGGCGAAGGTCTTGCCGTCGCGGATGGC
The nucleotide sequence above comes from Azospirillum sp. TSA2s. Encoded proteins:
- the pcaG gene encoding protocatechuate 3,4-dioxygenase subunit alpha produces the protein MTTMLKQTPSQTVGPYFAYAWTPELYGRRPLATNRLATRDMPGEHIRIEGVVYDGEGQPIRDCVVEIWQAGADGRHAPGAAGFGRCGTNDAGYYFFDTVKPGVCDPGHAPHIAVTVFARGMLSHAFTRLHFSDETAANAADPVLTTVPAERRDTLIAQRAEVPGGVVYRFDIRLQGEGETVFFDC
- a CDS encoding methyl-accepting chemotaxis protein — encoded protein: MTKLVLAIGVVLLVGLGIGTVVISAKSGADTDALSFKVGDELGKYHAETVERRLNDAMNISRLMRTTLLSLKRSGVADRAKLNDWLKSLLESNPALIGVWVGMEPNALDGKDSDFVNSAGSDASGRFISYWNRGSGKVQLEALTAYDDPGPDGLYYQQAKRTGKEVIVEPYSYVVAGKTILMVSLVVPIMEGGKFVGVAGVDIATDEIWNELKTAKPFGTGSVFLISNGGLWAGYSNADHMGKSILQTNERLKEALPAIRDGKTFAHFSVSASLKTEVKQLFRPVEIGDSGTPWSVLINLPMNQIEAPKEELRSFIAISAVLLTAGLLLALWLSTRTIVGTPLRRIIATVEALTAGRQDVEVRDRDRADEIGSINKALQLFKENAGRVAEMEEQRRRDEAQAAERRRQDLARMADRFEGTVGGVVASVTEQAELIRTDSEGLSAIAEQTNAQASAVASAADVASSNVQTVAAAAEELAHSIEEINQRIAASSRMANDAVGEVEKTNGTVAGLAEAAQKIGDVVNLIQSIAGQTNLLALNATIEAARAGEAGKGFAVVAQEVKNLASQTAKATEEIAAQIAEIQSVSGSAVGAIQAIGRTIVGISETVTAVAAAAEEQGAATREISRNVQQAAAGTREVSTNIEGVTRAASETGSMASQARAAADTLSHQSAQLRTEVQRFVATIREG